The Luteolibacter arcticus genome has a window encoding:
- a CDS encoding ABC transporter ATP-binding protein, with the protein MPLLDVRNLTTRFHTRNGIVHAVEDVSFSVSAGETLGIVGESGSGKSVTCYSLLGLIPQPPGRIHAGTAMFDGIDLLKASERQLRGIRGKRISMIFQDPMTSLNPYMRIADQLTEPLELHEGIKGTKALNRAIQSLAEVGIPDPEKRIQSYPHEFSGGMRQRVMIAMALITRPELLICDEPTTALDVTVQKQVLDLIRDRQRELGTAVIFITHDLAVVSEVCDEVNVMYAGRIVESAPKAELFSRPLHAYTRSLLKSIPAIHKKGEDLYTIPGLPPDLSNPPAGCAFRPRNTIGKSELCLTDKRPALAEHGAAHFVQDCPGCLATK; encoded by the coding sequence ATGCCGCTTCTCGACGTCCGCAACCTCACCACCCGCTTCCACACCCGCAATGGCATCGTCCACGCGGTGGAAGACGTATCATTCTCGGTCAGTGCCGGCGAGACGCTCGGCATCGTCGGTGAGTCGGGATCGGGCAAGTCGGTCACCTGCTACTCGCTGCTCGGGCTGATCCCGCAGCCGCCGGGACGCATCCACGCCGGCACGGCGATGTTCGACGGCATCGATCTGCTCAAAGCCAGCGAACGCCAGCTCCGCGGGATCCGCGGCAAGCGCATCTCGATGATCTTCCAGGATCCGATGACCTCGCTGAATCCCTACATGCGGATCGCCGATCAATTGACCGAACCGCTGGAACTCCACGAGGGAATCAAGGGCACCAAGGCGCTCAACCGCGCCATCCAATCGCTCGCGGAAGTCGGCATCCCCGATCCCGAGAAGCGCATCCAATCCTATCCGCACGAATTCTCCGGCGGCATGCGCCAGCGCGTGATGATCGCCATGGCCCTGATCACGCGGCCCGAGCTGCTGATCTGCGACGAGCCGACCACCGCGCTCGATGTCACCGTGCAGAAGCAAGTGCTCGACCTGATCCGCGACCGCCAGCGCGAGCTTGGTACCGCGGTCATCTTCATCACCCACGACCTCGCAGTCGTATCCGAGGTCTGCGATGAGGTGAACGTGATGTATGCCGGACGCATCGTCGAAAGTGCGCCGAAAGCAGAGCTCTTCTCACGCCCCCTGCACGCCTACACCCGCTCGCTGCTGAAGAGCATCCCGGCCATCCACAAGAAGGGAGAGGACCTCTACACCATCCCCGGCCTCCCGCCGGATCTCTCGAACCCGCCCGCCGGCTGCGCCTTCCGCCCCCGCAATACCATCGGGAAATCGGAGCTATGCCTCACCGACAAGCGCCCGGCGCTAGCGGAGCACGGCGCCGCGCATTTCGTACAGGATTGCCCCGGCTGCCTGGCAACGAAATAA
- a CDS encoding solute symporter family protein has product MLSAISSMAAAIQFTPALAMFLAFVALTLVITYFSARKATGSASYFAAGRSIKGWQNGLAVAGDYMSAASFLGISGMIAFKGYDGFMYSVGFLVAYLTVLLLVAEPLRNAGKYTMADLLAYRMSPRPVRAMASLSTLMVSTIYMIAQMVGSGVIIKELIHVEFAPAVVGVGVLMLVYVVFGGMLATTWVQIIKALLLMGGAFALSWLVLGQHDYSMTKFFHAVAHADYAGTAEPKNLLDPGLKFGAAVNPWGPLDFISLALGLVLGTAGLPHILVRFYTVPDAKTARVSVAWAIGVIGVFYILTTFFGFGAATILPKAAILTESGAENTNMVAPILAKALGGELFFAFISAVAFATILAVVAGLTMSASTSFAHDFYTNVIHHGKEAKAGQEVRIARITAFFVGAVSIAIAIYMGPTANAAFLVGLAFAVAASANLPVILFSIFWKRFNTSGAVAGLGTGLASAVILIVLSPNGIFGKAGAIFPLENPGIVSIPLGFLGAWLGTILTKPDPQSEAKFAELNFRAQTGLGSEKAGSGH; this is encoded by the coding sequence ATGCTTTCCGCGATCTCTTCCATGGCCGCCGCCATCCAATTCACCCCGGCGCTGGCAATGTTCCTCGCCTTCGTGGCGCTGACGCTGGTCATCACCTACTTCAGTGCCCGCAAGGCGACCGGCTCGGCGAGCTACTTCGCCGCCGGCCGCTCGATCAAGGGCTGGCAAAACGGCCTCGCCGTCGCCGGTGACTACATGAGCGCCGCCAGCTTCCTCGGCATCTCCGGCATGATCGCCTTCAAGGGCTACGATGGCTTCATGTATTCGGTCGGCTTCCTGGTCGCCTATCTAACGGTCCTACTGCTCGTCGCCGAGCCGCTGCGGAATGCCGGCAAATACACGATGGCGGACCTGCTCGCCTACCGCATGAGCCCGCGGCCGGTGCGGGCGATGGCCTCGCTGAGCACGCTGATGGTGTCCACCATCTACATGATCGCCCAGATGGTCGGCTCCGGCGTCATCATCAAGGAGCTCATCCACGTTGAATTCGCGCCCGCCGTGGTCGGCGTCGGCGTGCTGATGCTCGTCTACGTCGTCTTCGGCGGGATGCTCGCCACCACTTGGGTCCAGATCATCAAGGCGCTGCTGCTGATGGGCGGGGCCTTCGCGCTGAGCTGGCTGGTCCTGGGCCAGCACGACTACAGCATGACCAAGTTCTTCCATGCCGTGGCGCACGCCGACTACGCGGGAACTGCCGAGCCGAAAAACCTGCTCGATCCCGGGCTGAAATTCGGAGCCGCCGTGAATCCATGGGGGCCGCTCGATTTCATCTCGCTGGCACTGGGGCTGGTGCTCGGCACGGCCGGCCTGCCCCACATCCTGGTGCGCTTCTACACCGTGCCCGATGCCAAGACCGCACGCGTCAGCGTCGCCTGGGCGATCGGCGTGATCGGCGTCTTCTACATCCTCACCACCTTCTTCGGCTTCGGTGCCGCAACCATCCTGCCGAAGGCGGCGATCCTCACCGAATCGGGCGCGGAAAACACCAACATGGTCGCGCCCATCCTCGCGAAGGCCCTGGGCGGCGAGCTGTTCTTCGCCTTCATCAGCGCCGTCGCCTTTGCTACGATCCTTGCCGTAGTTGCGGGCCTCACGATGAGTGCCAGCACGTCTTTCGCGCATGATTTCTACACGAATGTCATCCACCACGGGAAGGAAGCAAAGGCGGGGCAGGAAGTCCGCATCGCCCGCATCACCGCGTTCTTCGTGGGGGCAGTCAGCATCGCCATCGCCATCTACATGGGCCCCACGGCCAATGCCGCCTTCCTCGTCGGCCTCGCCTTCGCCGTGGCCGCCTCGGCGAACCTGCCGGTGATCCTGTTCTCGATCTTCTGGAAACGCTTCAATACCTCCGGAGCCGTCGCCGGCCTCGGCACCGGTCTTGCCTCGGCGGTGATCCTGATCGTGCTCAGCCCGAATGGCATCTTCGGCAAAGCCGGAGCCATCTTCCCGCTGGAAAACCCGGGCATCGTCAGCATCCCGCTCGGCTTCCTGGGTGCATGGCTCGGCACCATCCTCACCAAGCCGGATCCCCAGTCCGAAGCGAAGTTCGCCGAGCTCAATTTCCGCGCCCAGACCGGCCTCGGATCTGAAAAAGCAGGCAGCGGGCATTGA
- a CDS encoding histone deacetylase family protein: MEKFRISKDMLLEGGVLRPEEIVEVKVADSHLLKAVHETAYIEQIYSGLLGRKEQIQLGLPVTPELYKRSATEVEATRQTCHAALAEGVAVCLAGGTHHAFREHGEGYCVFNDVAIAIRDLQNRQPGIKVMVVDTDAHQGNGTAAILGDDPRVFTYSIHVGRNYPTKKVASTMDVETVRYVEGEMYLKQLFSSLAAALDTFAPDLVIWIAGADNHSNDRFGQMHLSVKDLQRRDEVLLRAFIRNRVPVAVLYGGGYNRQPEFTAKIHRNTVATAKKLAVEYRGL; encoded by the coding sequence ATGGAGAAGTTCCGTATTTCCAAGGACATGCTCCTTGAGGGCGGGGTTCTGCGGCCGGAGGAAATCGTGGAGGTGAAGGTCGCCGATTCCCATCTGCTCAAGGCTGTCCATGAGACCGCCTACATCGAGCAGATCTACTCGGGCCTGCTTGGCCGCAAGGAGCAGATCCAGCTTGGCCTGCCGGTCACGCCCGAATTGTACAAGCGCAGCGCGACCGAGGTGGAGGCGACCCGTCAGACCTGCCATGCGGCCTTGGCCGAAGGGGTGGCCGTTTGTCTTGCCGGGGGGACGCATCATGCCTTCCGCGAGCACGGGGAGGGGTATTGTGTTTTCAATGACGTCGCCATTGCCATCCGCGACCTGCAAAACAGGCAGCCGGGGATCAAGGTGATGGTGGTGGATACGGATGCGCATCAGGGTAATGGCACCGCTGCGATCCTTGGTGATGATCCGCGGGTCTTCACCTACTCGATCCACGTTGGCCGCAACTACCCGACGAAGAAGGTAGCGAGCACCATGGACGTGGAGACCGTGCGTTACGTGGAAGGTGAGATGTACCTCAAGCAGCTCTTCAGCTCACTCGCGGCGGCGCTGGATACGTTCGCGCCGGATCTGGTGATCTGGATCGCTGGTGCGGATAATCACAGCAATGACCGCTTCGGGCAGATGCATCTTTCGGTAAAGGACCTGCAGCGCCGCGATGAGGTGTTGCTGCGGGCCTTCATCCGCAACCGGGTGCCGGTGGCTGTTCTTTACGGGGGTGGCTACAATCGCCAGCCGGAGTTTACGGCGAAGATCCACCGCAACACCGTGGCCACGGCCAAGAAGCTCGCGGTGGAGTATCGCGGGTTGTGA
- a CDS encoding glycoside hydrolase family 95 protein produces the protein MRWTVVLPFLCHFAIAEELAFPSPAASAELAFPLGNGALFSRLAGDTKRETFPLWTELAKIDQPADPKKPSLGFTGTARAELIFDWLDAEGEATGYQRQLHLTDGLATVTFKRGGAGFTWTTFISKPDELLVLHLRTDKPGSLSFRVQLDAKGRKAKVEDRRILFVEDKDFATRAWVYPMESDVTPGENEITVKGEGEALILLAATADAAKIPRLPDRIKALTGEGHPDTFALWNGLLERHRKAYREANQAATFPGHLDAVRK, from the coding sequence ATGCGCTGGACCGTCGTACTGCCGTTCCTCTGCCATTTCGCCATCGCGGAGGAACTGGCGTTTCCCTCGCCCGCCGCGTCGGCAGAGCTGGCGTTCCCGCTCGGCAATGGCGCGCTTTTCAGCCGGCTCGCCGGTGACACGAAGCGCGAGACCTTTCCGCTGTGGACGGAACTCGCCAAGATAGACCAGCCCGCCGATCCAAAAAAGCCATCCCTTGGATTCACCGGCACTGCGCGCGCCGAATTGATCTTCGACTGGCTCGATGCCGAAGGCGAAGCAACCGGCTACCAGCGCCAACTCCACCTCACCGACGGACTCGCCACCGTGACCTTCAAGCGAGGCGGTGCCGGCTTCACCTGGACCACCTTCATCTCCAAGCCGGACGAGCTGCTAGTGCTGCACCTGCGCACCGATAAGCCGGGCTCCCTGAGCTTCCGCGTGCAACTCGATGCCAAGGGCCGCAAAGCCAAGGTCGAAGATCGCCGGATACTCTTCGTAGAGGACAAGGACTTCGCCACACGGGCCTGGGTCTATCCGATGGAGTCGGATGTCACGCCGGGGGAAAACGAGATCACCGTGAAAGGAGAGGGTGAAGCGCTGATCCTGCTCGCTGCAACCGCCGACGCAGCCAAGATCCCCCGCCTGCCCGACCGCATAAAAGCGCTCACCGGCGAAGGCCACCCGGACACCTTCGCACTGTGGAACGGCTTGTTAGAGCGGCATCGCAAGGCCTACCGCGAAGCCAACCAAGCGGCGACGTTCCCGGGCCATCTCGATGCAGTCCGCAAGTAA
- a CDS encoding glycoside hydrolase domain-containing protein has protein sequence MTKSTLLLTLFSLPGLIPVQAAPARHPSYEPAIVAKAESAQPNLFLKAKVTASGEWSKQTADHAVNGIKQADDHWACENLPVWHQIDLGAPKSISAIRTYPYWGDGRVYQYKVEGSLDGTAWKTLGDKTANSITASPEGDLFSFDPQQVRYVRTTFLKNSKGAANGGHLVEIEGYATQPDTGLTGGFGTVDLRYPPSGKVELSPAASGLKLTAWRGERVSSQIVVSAGSAQEHLHVEPAVLRGPGQLPVTSNFIRYTLADGKPQGDILDTAESLPLAAGTNRPIWLSVQVPVDAKPGLYKGAVTVRSNTGTLAFPLAVEVLPAAIPKPADWKVHLDLWQHPESVARWHDVPAWSPEHFALMKPLMKRLADAGQKTITTTLIHEAWGGQTYDAFPAMVGWTKKKDGTWSYDYSAFDKWVTFMSTDVGMKDARIHCYTMIPWSLKFRYYDEAKQATVDGGLKPGTPEYDEHWGRFLKDFTAHLRAKGWLERTLIGMDERPDALMRGAIATLEKHAPELEIASAINHPSEITRAVQDVSPSIQTSGEFDATSLAARREAGKKTTYYVCTSPPVPNSFTFSPPAESEWLGLFAYAQGFDGLLRWAFNSWVEDPLKSTDFTSWPSGDCFLVYPGNRSSVRFERMRDGMEDFEKLRLLREWAGKSPASAQQAALAKIDTILKDFTWERGRKSGIHAADVQRANAAIEEAVRIITPR, from the coding sequence ATGACCAAATCCACGCTTTTACTGACGCTTTTCAGTCTTCCCGGCCTTATCCCCGTCCAAGCGGCACCGGCGCGTCATCCTTCCTATGAGCCCGCCATCGTGGCCAAGGCGGAGAGCGCGCAGCCAAATCTGTTCCTGAAGGCGAAGGTCACCGCCAGCGGCGAGTGGTCGAAGCAGACCGCCGACCACGCGGTCAATGGCATCAAGCAAGCGGACGACCACTGGGCCTGCGAGAATCTCCCGGTCTGGCACCAGATCGACCTCGGCGCACCGAAATCGATCTCAGCAATCCGGACCTATCCCTACTGGGGCGATGGGCGGGTGTATCAATACAAGGTCGAAGGCTCCCTCGATGGCACCGCTTGGAAAACACTCGGAGACAAGACTGCCAACTCGATCACCGCCTCTCCTGAGGGCGATCTCTTCTCGTTCGATCCCCAGCAAGTGCGCTACGTCCGCACCACCTTCCTCAAGAACTCGAAGGGCGCGGCCAATGGCGGCCATCTCGTCGAAATCGAGGGCTACGCGACCCAGCCTGACACCGGCCTAACAGGTGGCTTCGGAACCGTGGACCTCCGCTATCCCCCATCGGGCAAGGTGGAGCTTTCTCCCGCAGCATCCGGCTTGAAGCTGACCGCCTGGCGCGGCGAGCGCGTGAGCAGCCAGATCGTCGTGTCCGCCGGTTCCGCTCAGGAGCACCTGCACGTGGAGCCCGCCGTCCTTCGCGGCCCCGGCCAGCTACCGGTGACATCGAACTTCATCCGCTACACCCTCGCCGATGGAAAGCCGCAAGGTGACATCCTCGATACCGCGGAAAGCCTACCTCTCGCCGCTGGTACCAACCGCCCGATCTGGCTCTCCGTCCAAGTCCCGGTCGATGCGAAACCCGGACTCTACAAAGGTGCCGTGACGGTCCGCAGCAACACCGGCACGCTCGCTTTTCCACTGGCGGTCGAGGTTCTCCCCGCGGCGATCCCGAAGCCTGCCGATTGGAAAGTGCACCTCGATCTCTGGCAGCATCCGGAATCCGTCGCGCGCTGGCATGATGTCCCGGCGTGGTCGCCAGAGCACTTCGCACTGATGAAACCGCTGATGAAGCGCCTCGCCGATGCCGGGCAAAAGACCATCACCACCACCCTCATCCACGAGGCTTGGGGCGGCCAGACCTACGATGCCTTCCCCGCGATGGTGGGGTGGACGAAGAAAAAGGACGGCACCTGGTCCTACGACTACTCCGCCTTCGACAAGTGGGTCACCTTCATGAGCACCGACGTGGGGATGAAGGACGCCCGCATCCACTGCTACACCATGATCCCGTGGTCGCTGAAATTCCGCTACTACGACGAGGCGAAGCAAGCGACCGTGGATGGCGGACTGAAGCCCGGCACGCCGGAATACGACGAACACTGGGGCCGTTTCCTGAAGGACTTCACCGCCCACCTCCGCGCGAAGGGCTGGCTGGAGCGCACCCTCATCGGCATGGACGAGCGCCCGGATGCGCTCATGCGCGGTGCCATCGCCACCTTGGAGAAGCACGCCCCGGAATTGGAGATCGCCTCCGCCATCAACCACCCCAGCGAAATCACCCGCGCGGTGCAGGACGTTTCCCCCAGCATCCAGACCTCCGGGGAATTCGATGCGACATCCTTGGCCGCACGTCGCGAGGCAGGGAAGAAGACGACCTACTATGTTTGCACGAGTCCGCCCGTGCCGAATTCCTTCACCTTCTCCCCGCCCGCCGAATCCGAGTGGCTCGGACTCTTCGCCTACGCGCAGGGCTTCGATGGCCTCCTCCGCTGGGCTTTCAACTCGTGGGTGGAAGACCCTCTGAAGTCCACCGACTTCACCTCGTGGCCCTCCGGCGATTGCTTCCTCGTCTACCCCGGCAATCGCAGTTCCGTCCGCTTCGAGCGCATGCGGGATGGCATGGAAGACTTCGAGAAGCTCCGCCTTCTCCGCGAATGGGCCGGCAAATCCCCTGCCTCCGCCCAGCAAGCCGCCCTCGCCAAAATCGACACCATCCTCAAGGACTTCACTTGGGAACGCGGCCGGAAATCCGGCATCCACGCCGCCGACGTGCAGCGCGCCAACGCCGCTATCGAGGAAGCGGTCCGGATCATCACCCCGCGGTGA
- a CDS encoding DoxX family protein translates to MKQPIPYVVARMLIASVFVGLGTERLLEKAGVLTGRNPPGVAGVLFSIFEVLAGIAIMAGWQAGRLSLLLGVLLVVDAFVAHQFWNHGGAEMHAQLLHFLKNVSIIGGLFLLSWTEANRSDPKVPGDLP, encoded by the coding sequence ATGAAGCAACCGATTCCTTATGTGGTGGCGCGCATGCTGATCGCCAGCGTGTTTGTCGGCCTTGGCACCGAGCGTCTGTTAGAAAAGGCCGGCGTGTTGACCGGCCGGAATCCGCCGGGTGTCGCAGGCGTTCTCTTTTCGATCTTCGAAGTGCTGGCAGGCATCGCGATCATGGCTGGCTGGCAAGCGGGCCGGCTGTCGCTGCTGTTAGGCGTGCTCCTGGTGGTGGATGCCTTCGTCGCCCACCAGTTCTGGAATCATGGTGGTGCCGAGATGCACGCGCAGCTCCTCCACTTCCTGAAGAATGTCTCCATCATCGGCGGCCTCTTCCTGCTCTCGTGGACCGAAGCCAACCGCTCCGACCCCAAGGTGCCCGGCGATCTGCCGTGA
- the der gene encoding ribosome biogenesis GTPase Der yields the protein MPTVAIVGRPNVGKSALFNRLAKRKIAIVHDQPGVTRDRISAPCMATEIPCTLIDTGGIGGTLEDGFAEAVTIEADIAMQTADLILFVVDAQSGLTPVDLDLGAKLRKAKPPVMLVVNKVDDDKHTKHADEFSRLGFGDAVRVSAEHGKGMQFLTEKIDEFMKPLAGEIEQAVAEAEVAGIKLAIIGKPNAGKSSLVNAILQDQRTIVSEIAGTTRDAIDLPCEFAGERFTLIDTAGLRPRSKQDTSVEVFSAMRSERAIRRADLCILVVDLAAGVSAQDRKIAQKVLEENKPCLIVLNKFDLYHPGASKSARMEEATEHVKRELFFLAYAPFVAVSAKSGQAVDQVLKEVLKIRKGAQKVPSTGKLNRMLQDAFQINPPPTDRRSAKRLKLYYATAAVEEKYSVIPVPTFVLFVNDKSLMPTSYEQYLSNRLREFNPVAGVPIVFSIRSRDRREWEDRDPGTGRPGKQPVGKKPVSRKPSGKSAGKPSGKPATKKPAGNKPAGRRPSGGPPGRRKK from the coding sequence ATGCCCACCGTCGCCATCGTCGGCCGCCCGAATGTCGGGAAGTCCGCGCTCTTCAATCGCCTCGCCAAGCGGAAGATCGCGATCGTCCACGACCAGCCCGGAGTGACGCGGGATCGCATCTCCGCGCCGTGCATGGCCACGGAAATTCCCTGCACCCTCATCGATACCGGCGGCATCGGCGGCACGCTGGAAGACGGCTTCGCCGAAGCCGTGACCATCGAGGCGGACATCGCGATGCAGACGGCGGATCTGATCCTTTTCGTCGTGGACGCCCAGAGCGGCCTGACCCCCGTGGACCTCGACCTCGGCGCGAAGCTGCGCAAGGCCAAGCCGCCGGTGATGCTGGTCGTCAACAAGGTGGACGATGACAAGCACACCAAGCACGCCGATGAATTCAGCCGCCTCGGCTTCGGCGATGCCGTCCGCGTCTCCGCGGAGCACGGCAAGGGCATGCAGTTCCTCACCGAGAAGATCGACGAGTTCATGAAGCCCCTCGCCGGGGAGATCGAGCAAGCCGTCGCGGAAGCGGAAGTCGCCGGCATCAAGCTGGCGATCATCGGCAAGCCGAACGCCGGCAAGTCCTCGCTGGTGAATGCCATCCTCCAGGACCAGCGCACCATCGTTTCCGAGATCGCCGGCACCACCCGCGATGCGATCGACCTGCCCTGCGAATTCGCCGGGGAGAGGTTCACGCTCATCGATACCGCCGGCCTCCGCCCGCGCTCGAAGCAGGACACCTCGGTGGAAGTTTTCTCCGCGATGCGCTCGGAGCGCGCCATCCGTCGCGCCGATCTCTGCATCCTCGTGGTGGACCTCGCCGCCGGGGTCAGCGCCCAGGATCGCAAGATCGCCCAGAAGGTGCTCGAGGAAAACAAGCCCTGCCTGATCGTCCTGAACAAGTTCGACCTCTACCACCCCGGCGCCTCCAAGAGCGCCCGCATGGAAGAAGCCACCGAGCACGTGAAGCGCGAGCTGTTCTTCCTCGCCTACGCCCCCTTCGTCGCCGTCTCCGCGAAGAGCGGCCAGGCGGTCGATCAGGTGCTGAAGGAAGTGCTCAAGATCCGCAAGGGCGCACAGAAAGTCCCGAGCACCGGCAAGCTCAACCGCATGCTGCAGGATGCCTTCCAGATCAATCCGCCGCCGACTGACCGCAGGTCCGCCAAGCGCCTGAAGCTCTACTACGCCACCGCCGCGGTGGAGGAGAAATACAGCGTCATCCCGGTGCCGACCTTCGTCCTCTTCGTGAATGACAAGTCGCTGATGCCCACCAGCTACGAGCAGTATCTCTCGAACCGCCTGCGCGAGTTCAATCCAGTAGCAGGTGTGCCCATCGTCTTCTCGATCCGCTCCCGCGACCGCCGGGAGTGGGAAGACCGTGACCCCGGCACCGGCCGCCCCGGCAAACAGCCCGTCGGTAAGAAGCCCGTCAGCAGGAAGCCCTCTGGCAAATCCGCCGGCAAACCCTCTGGCAAGCCTGCCACCAAGAAACCCGCCGGCAATAAGCCCGCTGGTAGAAGACCCTCCGGGGGACCTCCCGGACGAAGGAAGAAGTAA
- a CDS encoding acetolactate synthase, with translation MPAKTIEPGNPVKQFSVLLPNRAGALASLVKLLRSSAIEVVGISVQDSRDATIARLVVTDPDTTEQIFVEKGIPHTTCELVVISLRESGPELLPVLDTLMVAETNIDFAYALMPSPKGHTLLAMHVEDYDFATTVLNQAGFKLVYQDGLSR, from the coding sequence ATGCCCGCCAAGACGATCGAGCCGGGGAACCCGGTGAAGCAATTTTCCGTGCTGCTCCCGAACCGTGCCGGGGCGCTGGCATCCCTAGTGAAGCTCCTCCGCTCCTCCGCGATCGAGGTCGTGGGGATCAGCGTTCAGGATTCCCGGGATGCGACCATTGCCCGACTGGTGGTCACCGACCCGGACACAACGGAACAGATTTTCGTGGAGAAGGGGATTCCCCACACGACCTGCGAGCTGGTCGTTATTTCGCTGCGCGAATCGGGGCCGGAGTTGCTGCCGGTGCTCGATACCCTGATGGTGGCGGAGACCAATATCGACTTCGCCTACGCGCTGATGCCCTCGCCGAAAGGTCACACGCTGCTGGCGATGCATGTGGAGGATTACGACTTCGCCACCACCGTGCTGAATCAGGCCGGTTTCAAGCTGGTTTATCAGGATGGGTTGAGCCGTTAG
- a CDS encoding DUF485 domain-containing protein, whose product MANPTQPDWEALAKLPAFHELLAAKRRFIVPATIFFLIYYMTLPVLIGYFPEMMKRPLVGQVNGAYLFAFSQFLMTFVMAWLYMRTARKWDAMEHALLSSIESKNNA is encoded by the coding sequence ATGGCAAACCCGACCCAACCCGACTGGGAAGCTCTCGCCAAGCTGCCCGCCTTTCACGAGCTGCTGGCGGCCAAACGGCGCTTCATCGTCCCCGCGACGATCTTTTTCCTGATCTACTACATGACCCTGCCGGTGCTCATCGGCTATTTCCCGGAGATGATGAAGCGCCCGCTCGTCGGCCAGGTGAACGGTGCCTACCTCTTCGCCTTCTCGCAGTTCCTGATGACCTTCGTGATGGCCTGGCTCTACATGCGCACCGCCCGCAAGTGGGATGCCATGGAGCACGCGCTGCTGTCCTCGATCGAATCTAAGAACAACGCCTGA
- a CDS encoding endonuclease/exonuclease/phosphatase family protein produces MITTLRVALLLALSSIPLLAEPAGEIRVMSWNLHHGVGEDEKLDLERIAARIREQKPDLVVLQEVDNKCRRSKSVDQAAELAKLTGLTGAFGKAMDHDGGEYGQAVLSKHPLGETKVHRLPGDGEPRIAFEAVVDFKGKPLRLVSVHLDHQQDARRLKQAETLVKELAASKDPLILAGDFNDVPDSPAMKAFGDGWTAVEKSEPRLTCPAAEPKVEIDHVFLRGLKAASPVTVLPEAVASDHRPLVWTVKFGEGS; encoded by the coding sequence ATGATCACGACTCTTCGGGTGGCCCTGCTGCTGGCTCTTTCGTCCATCCCTCTTCTCGCAGAGCCTGCCGGAGAAATCCGTGTGATGTCATGGAACCTCCATCACGGGGTGGGGGAGGACGAGAAGCTGGACTTGGAGCGGATCGCAGCGCGGATCCGCGAGCAGAAGCCCGACCTCGTGGTGCTCCAGGAGGTGGACAACAAATGCCGCCGCAGCAAATCGGTCGATCAGGCGGCGGAGCTGGCGAAACTGACCGGGCTAACAGGGGCCTTCGGCAAGGCGATGGACCACGACGGCGGCGAATACGGCCAGGCAGTTCTTTCCAAGCATCCGCTCGGAGAAACCAAGGTTCACCGGCTGCCCGGCGATGGCGAACCGCGCATAGCCTTCGAGGCGGTGGTGGATTTCAAGGGGAAGCCGCTGCGGTTGGTGAGCGTGCATTTGGATCATCAACAGGATGCGCGGCGGCTGAAGCAGGCGGAGACGTTGGTGAAGGAATTGGCGGCTTCCAAGGATCCGCTGATTCTGGCCGGCGACTTCAATGACGTGCCGGACTCGCCGGCGATGAAGGCTTTTGGCGACGGGTGGACGGCGGTGGAGAAGAGCGAACCTCGCCTGACTTGTCCCGCGGCCGAGCCGAAGGTGGAGATCGACCATGTGTTTTTGCGCGGCTTGAAAGCGGCGTCGCCGGTGACGGTGCTGCCGGAAGCGGTGGCCTCGGATCACCGGCCGCTGGTTTGGACGGTGAAGTTTGGGGAGGGCTCCTGA
- the pgsA gene encoding CDP-diacylglycerol--glycerol-3-phosphate 3-phosphatidyltransferase → MTLASKITLGRIALVPVFAVYVARYGMSVAHGAPQEHLRWTALALFIFASATDGVDGWVARRFNQKSKFGAFIDPLADKFLLITAIIFLSAFPWGAGDWRMPPWFAYLVITRDLLIGLGIILVKRAAHEVHYSPHWTGKVCTVTQMIAIGWVMLKVNVLPPLYPCILAAVFTLWSAVNYYLEASRQIRQRAAT, encoded by the coding sequence ATGACCCTCGCCAGCAAGATCACGCTCGGCCGCATCGCCCTGGTGCCGGTGTTTGCCGTGTACGTGGCGCGCTACGGCATGAGCGTCGCCCACGGCGCGCCGCAGGAGCACCTGCGCTGGACGGCGCTGGCGCTGTTCATCTTCGCCTCCGCCACCGATGGCGTGGACGGCTGGGTCGCGCGGCGCTTCAACCAGAAGTCGAAGTTCGGCGCCTTCATCGACCCCCTTGCGGACAAGTTTCTCCTGATCACCGCGATCATCTTCCTCAGCGCCTTCCCGTGGGGCGCGGGAGACTGGCGGATGCCGCCGTGGTTCGCGTACCTGGTGATCACGCGGGACTTGCTGATCGGCCTCGGGATCATCCTGGTGAAACGGGCGGCCCACGAGGTCCACTACTCACCGCACTGGACCGGAAAGGTCTGCACCGTCACCCAAATGATCGCGATCGGCTGGGTGATGCTGAAGGTGAACGTGCTCCCGCCGCTCTATCCATGCATTCTCGCCGCGGTGTTCACCTTGTGGTCGGCAGTAAACTACTATCTGGAAGCCTCCCGCCAGATCCGGCAGCGAGCGGCGACTTGA